ATAGATAAATATATGCAATGCTACTTACTGTTGTAATTTCCTGTAGAGATTGTATGCTATGCCCTGTTTTATTGAACAGAATAAAGCCGCAAATCATTCCAATAGAATATAATAATAGAAACCTCCTTGCATCCACAAATAAATAAAGCGAGAATGCAGATAATATACTATTAATCACCCAAAATGGGTCTTTATGCCCAACAAACATCATATAACTTGATACAAACGGCAAACAGAAAGTCAGTAAAAAGTACCAATAGTAATGAAGGTACTTTTCTATAAGTTTTTTGCTAGCGATAAAATGCCTGAATAATAGTACTAAACAGAAAAAATATCCAATTGCTAAAAGATAAGCAAATACCATATGGTCAGGGTTTGAGGTTACGTCCAAGCTATAAAGAAAATAGTAAGATAAGGTAAAGATGCAGAACCTTTTAACATCAATTTTATGCTCTCCTGGATATTCGGAAAGCAAGCTAAAAATACGTTTGAAAAATATATATATGCCTTGCGCTAGCCCTATAAGCCTTTCCTTAATTCTAGTAACAACTTTATTCTGTGTTTGTGAAAAGGAAGAGGCCATCTTAATTTGTTTAAATATGATTTGATAATAGTGCATACCAAACAAACCTATAGCACTACCAATATCACCTAGAGTTATACTTATAATAGCAAATTCACCCGCAACAATCCTACCTATTAAAGTAAATAATATAGCAAAGACTACACTTGCAATAAATGATTTACTATTAGTTTTAAATCCTAAAAATCCTGCTATAGTAGGTATTGCAATTAATGGCTCCCAAAAATTAGCCACTAGCCATACCAAATCCAAAATGTTTTTACTATATTTTATAAGCACTAACGATGATATAGCGAGTATAACTGTAATGATCCTAAGAGATACAAGTTGTGCTCTATTACTGAGGTTAATACGTAATATATTTAAAATATCATTAACTAAAATGATGCTTGCTGAGTTGATCGTGGCTTCTGCCATAGACATAATTATTGCCATTAACCCTGCTACCATTATTCCTTTTAGAATAGGTGGTAAAAGAGTTATAAATTTAAGTAATGTTTCATCAGGTGTAATATTTGGAAATACTACCCTCATTTTATAAGCTATAAGGCATAGTGCTGCTGAAAAAGGTATAGATATTAAAGCAATCATATTTAATGTCTGCTTAAGCTTCCTAGTATCATTTGCAATTAAGCATCTTTGTATAAAAGCAGCATCTACTCCCGGTAATAATGCAAAGACTACAAAACTAGCTAACAAACTGGTATTATCATTATTTAATACTATATATAAATGAGATTGTGGAAGATAAGCAATTAAACTTTTAAGCCCTCCTGTACTGGTAAAAGCAATAATATAAGCAATAGGTATAATAAAAAAGAAAATTGTAGATTTAAAAATCTCAGTATGAATTACCGCTCTTATACCTCCTAATGTAGAATATAATGTAATAATTCCATATCCAATTAATATCCCATAAGCAGTTTCTATTCCTAAAAAATAATTAAATACAAAACCTAAAGCTAAAGCTTGAGCAGCGATACTTCCTAAACTTATAACTGTTGACGATAAAGCTACAATCCACCGCCCAGGAGTACCATAAAGCTTATACATTATTTCACCCAGTGTAACACATCCCTTAAACTTTCCAATATTTGATCCTATAATTTTAGTAGTAATTAACCAATATAAAGGCTCCAGCATTTGCCTAATAACAAATATAAGTCCAAACTCATAAATCTTCCCTACTATACCTATGGTACTACCTGCCCCTGTAGCAGAAGCATATATTGTACAAACTAATACAGTTACTGAGATATTCTTATATCCGATAGCAAATTCTTTTAAGGATTTTATTTTTACACTTTTAAGCAACCCAATTAATAGGCATAAAATTAAAAAAGCGGTTACAATTGCTAAATCTATATAATTTAATTTCAAAAGAATTATCCATTATTCAAAAAATCAGTTATTTATATTAT
This genomic window from Candidatus Jidaibacter acanthamoeba contains:
- a CDS encoding sodium:solute symporter family transporter; translated protein: MKLNYIDLAIVTAFLILCLLIGLLKSVKIKSLKEFAIGYKNISVTVLVCTIYASATGAGSTIGIVGKIYEFGLIFVIRQMLEPLYWLITTKIIGSNIGKFKGCVTLGEIMYKLYGTPGRWIVALSSTVISLGSIAAQALALGFVFNYFLGIETAYGILIGYGIITLYSTLGGIRAVIHTEIFKSTIFFFIIPIAYIIAFTSTGGLKSLIAYLPQSHLYIVLNNDNTSLLASFVVFALLPGVDAAFIQRCLIANDTRKLKQTLNMIALISIPFSAALCLIAYKMRVVFPNITPDETLLKFITLLPPILKGIMVAGLMAIIMSMAEATINSASIILVNDILNILRINLSNRAQLVSLRIITVILAISSLVLIKYSKNILDLVWLVANFWEPLIAIPTIAGFLGFKTNSKSFIASVVFAILFTLIGRIVAGEFAIISITLGDIGSAIGLFGMHYYQIIFKQIKMASSFSQTQNKVVTRIKERLIGLAQGIYIFFKRIFSLLSEYPGEHKIDVKRFCIFTLSYYFLYSLDVTSNPDHMVFAYLLAIGYFFCLVLLFRHFIASKKLIEKYLHYYWYFLLTFCLPFVSSYMMFVGHKDPFWVINSILSAFSLYLFVDARRFLLLYSIGMICGFILFNKTGHSIQSLQEITTVSSIAYIYLFFLFSTLFFLRKREKEQEERVEAMHVFGGAMAHEVKSPLATLNMCAQTINNLLHGAFSNKNVKGEIYTVTFDKGDGDTLIEFSQMLTKVSSQGISTVDGLLASLKSTVIADDKKNITIEECVTASILEYKLLNPEKDGVDINIVDNFSFFGSMHYVKHLLSNLLTNAYKYGGRNVKIEIRTENNKLYFRDNGKGIAEEDLPYIFDRFYSKSKSGTGIGLAFCKMIMQDLGGYIECKSTLGKYTEFILTFPKAKKIRKLIKKQ